The following proteins are co-located in the Gloeocapsa sp. PCC 7428 genome:
- a CDS encoding helicase-related protein, with product MLDTVIQDLIRQQRPYYLPQGNPIKGIDNQYWLVFKHRDADNLLLNIVTFLVSIGGKHATHKLIRIDPKTAKVFTYTPRFTGSIPSTTLLRTSSFNEIAPFLELESTTTEETLLKGSFIEVQRDRRRKFNLPDDLEKYNTFISNVLERSHIYRRSTAYFDSEVLKLYEEPLQKIIQNEGEIRLLLDWHGFTKQADIEELEKLQDPNYRAQYFCRTLKEFLQGLADRAFCGTEILAELVRLGFLRIKMVKMESGRAIYHKKTGIFSDSLDNHILHEGSDNFTQAAHSRNAESLLFLYSWEDMDAEAIADSIRQFDTEWQRQDTTFDLSQEFLQQVLAERNRRAQASQPVIEAIAPDKFTPGETTSVEITGSNLNLVDEITVADNNLVKVTIDTKEKERIVGQVEVDSQHPPIPLTDFQVKTSKGIYRTSPKQPATVNQSLEIPEFNEIVGFKQAVEILLTKKHGTPQDFLYWLAQQRAYQFRVERSNLLDELLNQGILFEHQKSGAQHCLRVMQDFGVAVCADAVGLGKTRLAATVARLYREQNPKAKIVIVAAKKLLPNWEREMQELGFKYDEYTKDYELFNKNLMSRKGSTFLEYFRLYNPDLIIIDEAHEGIRNYNNRIHKTCATIQQSDRNSKKQRHFLLLTATPWNNRRADIYNILSPFLNRPEGFKDLGFPPELCQWFQSREGVENFTDNTELFRRTYRELFLQRTRQMLRDATPNLNVYAKRIAEWLPVEFETSTELALDQIFTSFETSLFIPFADPVRYLRGNVEQRSLLQNQRRFFLQRAESSMYALNRTIQNFSDRIRQLQQRLENVSPDADGLKTFLLLHYGFASEKKQLREDDDSFAEDEADEEDEEEEAEVQQHKRQQLRRSIDIATDALGNDKNKAQAIYDRILADCNSDLEQLKQIQQLLAGEFVIDHKREQVTKKVRELVSQGHKVLLISTFSDTVIDYYRHMTRDQAIASQGIGMAIGATKYYYPSHSTQPLIFSPNNTLRGTHQLTGIKRQEIFRLFAPIASCKDPRERPKPESEIAVLIGSETLSVGQNLQDADYLINIDLPWNPMILEQRIGRIDRPKQRRVENIYIYYANSENQLLRQASRLSNLHKKLIGELTLDEQQIPTISSIETLGASIYGDTLFDDGVLPGYIDFLHSLVNARRIEQGNLQEETYQKQETSRDVYTHNEILYSEALGKLVQDLGEDYQANRITLGCRGGEEPTGLVALSVEYFGPNGEPIPEQKQTLFWNDQTGEKDGYGMAIATAFKTPPKMDVLPAKDLIFQAQTIYQQLVALKQQRLTQIEQPLLENMSMTSDRISRINRRVSQMKRFPDGIEPIVVRNTLRQLNAWKTKKHVQKLLRDYTDGEQAKLDDGNFVIQLVEDTNQLNLIANEGIKPTSLQVSLAAFLLRA from the coding sequence ATGCTCGACACCGTTATCCAAGATCTCATTCGCCAACAGCGCCCCTACTACCTACCTCAAGGTAATCCAATCAAGGGAATTGATAACCAATATTGGCTTGTTTTTAAGCACCGCGATGCTGATAATTTGCTGCTGAATATTGTCACATTTTTGGTGAGTATTGGTGGTAAACACGCGACACATAAATTGATACGAATCGATCCAAAAACGGCAAAAGTCTTTACCTACACTCCGCGCTTTACTGGTAGCATCCCTAGCACCACGCTGCTGCGAACAAGTTCTTTCAATGAAATTGCACCTTTCCTCGAATTAGAAAGCACTACTACAGAAGAAACTTTACTCAAGGGTAGTTTTATCGAAGTTCAACGCGATCGCCGCCGCAAATTCAACTTACCCGACGACCTAGAAAAATACAATACCTTTATCAGCAACGTATTAGAACGCAGCCACATCTATCGGCGATCAACAGCCTATTTTGACAGCGAGGTACTCAAACTATACGAAGAACCGCTGCAAAAGATTATTCAAAACGAAGGCGAGATTCGTTTGTTATTAGATTGGCACGGCTTCACCAAACAAGCAGATATCGAAGAACTAGAGAAACTGCAAGACCCCAACTACCGCGCTCAATACTTTTGCCGTACCTTAAAAGAATTCTTACAAGGATTAGCCGATCGCGCTTTTTGTGGAACAGAAATTCTAGCCGAGTTAGTGCGGCTGGGATTTTTGCGAATTAAAATGGTGAAAATGGAGTCGGGAAGGGCAATTTACCACAAAAAAACAGGTATATTTAGCGACTCGCTCGACAATCATATCTTACACGAAGGTTCCGACAACTTCACGCAAGCTGCACATAGCAGAAATGCCGAAAGCTTGTTATTTCTTTATTCCTGGGAAGACATGGATGCAGAAGCGATCGCCGATAGCATCCGTCAATTTGATACCGAATGGCAGCGCCAAGATACCACTTTTGATCTATCGCAGGAATTTTTACAACAAGTACTAGCTGAACGGAATCGCCGCGCCCAAGCTTCTCAACCTGTGATTGAGGCGATCGCCCCCGACAAATTTACCCCTGGCGAAACAACTTCTGTTGAAATTACTGGTAGCAACTTGAATTTAGTTGACGAAATTACCGTAGCAGATAACAACCTCGTCAAAGTCACAATTGATACTAAAGAAAAAGAACGAATTGTCGGTCAAGTTGAGGTCGATTCCCAACATCCACCGATTCCCCTGACAGATTTTCAAGTTAAAACTAGCAAAGGTATTTATCGCACTTCACCCAAGCAACCTGCAACCGTCAATCAATCGTTAGAAATTCCAGAATTTAACGAAATAGTTGGATTTAAGCAAGCTGTAGAAATTCTTCTTACCAAAAAGCACGGTACACCTCAAGATTTTCTCTACTGGCTAGCACAACAGCGCGCTTACCAATTCCGCGTCGAACGCAGCAATTTACTTGATGAATTGCTCAATCAAGGCATTCTATTTGAGCATCAAAAATCAGGCGCACAGCATTGTTTAAGAGTCATGCAAGACTTTGGTGTTGCCGTTTGTGCCGATGCTGTCGGTTTAGGAAAAACGCGTTTAGCGGCTACGGTTGCTCGGTTGTATCGAGAACAAAATCCTAAGGCAAAAATAGTTATTGTCGCCGCGAAAAAGTTATTACCCAACTGGGAACGCGAAATGCAAGAGTTGGGTTTTAAATATGATGAATACACAAAAGATTATGAACTATTTAATAAAAATCTTATGAGTCGTAAAGGCAGTACTTTCCTAGAGTATTTCCGCCTTTATAACCCCGATTTAATTATTATTGACGAAGCTCATGAAGGCATTCGCAACTACAACAACCGCATTCATAAAACTTGTGCGACAATTCAACAAAGCGATCGCAATTCTAAAAAACAACGGCATTTTTTACTTCTCACAGCTACCCCCTGGAATAATCGCCGTGCAGACATCTATAATATTCTCTCTCCTTTTCTCAATCGTCCTGAAGGATTTAAAGATTTAGGCTTTCCGCCAGAACTCTGCCAATGGTTTCAAAGTCGCGAGGGTGTCGAGAATTTCACCGATAACACCGAACTGTTTCGCCGTACCTACCGCGAATTATTTCTTCAACGCACGCGCCAAATGTTACGCGATGCTACACCAAATTTAAATGTGTATGCCAAGCGCATTGCAGAATGGTTGCCTGTAGAATTTGAAACGAGTACCGAACTTGCTCTCGACCAGATTTTTACTTCGTTTGAAACGAGCCTGTTTATCCCTTTTGCCGATCCGGTTCGCTACTTACGGGGTAATGTCGAACAGCGCAGCCTTCTGCAAAACCAACGCCGTTTCTTCCTACAACGGGCAGAATCGAGTATGTATGCGCTCAATCGCACGATTCAAAATTTTAGCGATCGCATTCGCCAACTTCAGCAGCGATTAGAAAATGTTTCCCCTGACGCCGACGGTTTGAAAACATTCTTGCTGTTGCACTACGGTTTTGCATCTGAGAAAAAACAGCTTCGTGAAGACGACGATAGTTTCGCAGAGGATGAAGCCGATGAAGAAGACGAAGAGGAAGAAGCCGAGGTACAACAACACAAACGCCAACAATTGCGGCGTTCAATCGACATCGCCACAGATGCACTTGGCAATGATAAGAATAAAGCCCAAGCGATTTACGACCGGATACTCGCTGATTGTAATAGCGATCTAGAGCAATTAAAACAGATCCAGCAGCTATTAGCAGGTGAATTTGTCATCGACCACAAGCGCGAGCAAGTCACTAAAAAAGTACGAGAATTAGTGAGTCAAGGTCACAAAGTACTATTGATTTCCACCTTCAGCGATACCGTTATCGACTACTACCGCCACATGACTAGAGATCAGGCGATCGCCTCTCAAGGAATCGGGATGGCAATTGGTGCGACAAAGTATTACTATCCCAGCCATTCAACTCAGCCACTCATTTTCAGCCCCAACAATACTTTGCGCGGAACCCACCAATTAACAGGTATCAAACGACAGGAAATATTTCGGCTATTCGCCCCAATTGCTAGTTGCAAAGATCCACGAGAAAGACCAAAGCCAGAGTCAGAAATCGCTGTTTTAATTGGCTCGGAAACCTTATCTGTCGGGCAAAATCTCCAAGATGCCGATTATCTGATTAACATCGATCTGCCCTGGAACCCAATGATACTAGAACAGCGCATCGGTCGGATTGATCGCCCTAAACAACGCCGAGTTGAGAATATTTATATCTATTACGCTAACAGTGAAAATCAACTGCTACGCCAAGCCAGTCGCTTGAGCAATCTCCACAAAAAACTCATCGGCGAACTGACTCTAGACGAACAACAAATTCCTACCATTTCTAGCATTGAAACGTTAGGGGCTTCTATCTACGGCGACACACTATTTGATGATGGGGTACTACCAGGCTATATTGACTTTCTCCATAGCTTAGTCAATGCAAGGCGCATAGAGCAAGGAAACTTACAAGAAGAGACTTATCAAAAGCAAGAAACGAGTCGCGACGTTTACACGCATAACGAAATTCTCTACAGTGAGGCATTAGGTAAGCTAGTTCAAGACTTAGGTGAAGATTATCAAGCGAATCGCATTACCTTGGGTTGTCGTGGTGGTGAAGAACCCACTGGATTAGTAGCCTTGAGTGTTGAGTACTTTGGTCCCAATGGCGAACCAATTCCAGAGCAAAAACAGACTCTTTTTTGGAACGATCAAACAGGAGAGAAAGATGGCTACGGGATGGCGATCGCGACTGCTTTCAAAACGCCTCCCAAAATGGACGTCTTACCAGCTAAAGATCTCATCTTTCAGGCTCAAACTATCTATCAGCAATTAGTTGCGCTCAAGCAACAACGCTTGACCCAAATCGAGCAGCCATTGCTAGAGAATATGAGTATGACTAGCGATCGCATTAGTAGAATCAACCGCCGAGTTAGCCAGATGAAGCGTTTTCCCGATGGTATAGAGCCAATTGTAGTGAGGAATACTTTAAGACAACTCAACGCCTGGAAGACAAAGAAACACGTACAGAAGCTTTTGCGCGATTACACCGATGGAGAACAAGCCAAATTAGACGATGGAAATTTTGTCATTCAACTTGTAGAGGATACTAACCAGCTTAACCTGATTGCGAATGAAGGTATTAAACCTACTAGCTTGCAAGTTTCTTTAGCAGCATTTCTCCTAAGAGCATAA
- a CDS encoding DUF4926 domain-containing protein, with the protein MSQIKEYDVVALTENVQAIHKETGQPILLQRGQVGTVVMVFDREAFLIDFSDSKGTTYAMETLPASKLMHLIYEPTEYAK; encoded by the coding sequence ATGTCACAGATAAAAGAATATGACGTTGTTGCTCTAACTGAAAATGTTCAAGCAATTCACAAAGAAACAGGACAGCCAATTTTGCTGCAACGAGGACAAGTTGGTACTGTTGTTATGGTATTTGATCGCGAAGCTTTTCTGATCGATTTTTCCGATTCAAAAGGAACGACTTACGCGATGGAAACTCTTCCAGCAAGTAAACTCATGCATTTAATCTACGAACCAACTGAATATGCAAAGTAA
- a CDS encoding DUF433 domain-containing protein, producing MQSLTRITRNPEAMGGKPCIRGMRVTVGTIVGLMASGHSKSDILEAYPYLEEADIYEALAYAAWRAEE from the coding sequence ATGCAAAGTTTAACTAGAATTACGCGCAATCCAGAAGCCATGGGCGGTAAACCTTGCATCCGAGGTATGCGCGTTACTGTTGGCACTATTGTCGGCTTAATGGCATCAGGACATAGCAAAAGCGACATTCTTGAAGCATATCCCTATTTAGAAGAAGCTGACATTTATGAGGCACTTGCCTATGCTGCATGGCGGGCTGAAGAATAG
- a CDS encoding type ISP restriction/modification enzyme, producing the protein MAKIYHANLYGLEQEKSKLLSNDDISKTNWSLITPQKPFYLLIPQNNDLLSEYNQGYKITEIMPVNSVGIVTGQDEKTIAFTQEKAEVLADIHRLSEDTVAPILYRPFDQRFIVYDSKVVTRLRGEVMRHLLKRENMAIVVGRSSAVTGNEEWNIIGISKQIVDLNFYRRGGGQVHPLYLYPNINQSDQSLLKEQRRPNLSQNFLNDITSKLGYTPTPEAIFYYIYAIFHSPTYRTRYAEFLKIDFPRVPLTSSDELFRQLAAYGEELVALHLMKSPKLDNTITQYEDRTGNRVVDAGHPKYQQGDVIINKKGDRFTRVPENVWNFYVGGYQVCQKWLKDRKGRTLSNEDILHYQRIVVALQETIELMAKIDAAISSFPIE; encoded by the coding sequence ATGGCAAAAATTTATCATGCAAATCTTTATGGTTTAGAACAAGAGAAATCTAAGTTACTATCAAATGATGATATTAGTAAAACGAACTGGTCTTTAATCACTCCTCAAAAGCCTTTTTATCTATTAATTCCTCAAAACAATGATTTATTAAGCGAGTATAATCAAGGCTATAAAATAACGGAAATAATGCCAGTTAATTCAGTAGGAATTGTCACCGGACAGGATGAAAAAACAATAGCTTTTACTCAGGAAAAAGCTGAAGTTCTAGCTGATATTCACAGGCTTTCAGAAGATACCGTCGCTCCTATTCTATATCGTCCATTTGATCAGCGCTTCATTGTGTATGACTCAAAAGTAGTTACACGCCTTCGTGGCGAAGTTATGCGACATCTACTGAAAAGAGAAAATATGGCAATCGTAGTTGGCAGAAGTAGTGCAGTTACAGGAAATGAGGAATGGAATATTATAGGAATTTCTAAACAGATTGTAGATTTGAATTTTTATCGACGAGGTGGAGGACAGGTTCATCCTCTCTACCTCTACCCTAATATTAATCAATCTGATCAATCACTTTTAAAAGAACAACGCCGCCCTAACCTGTCCCAAAACTTCCTCAACGACATCACCTCAAAACTTGGCTACACTCCCACCCCTGAAGCCATCTTCTACTACATCTACGCCATCTTCCACTCGCCTACCTACCGCACCCGCTACGCTGAATTTCTCAAAATCGACTTTCCCCGCGTACCTCTTACCAGTAGTGACGAACTTTTCCGTCAATTAGCTGCATACGGCGAAGAACTGGTAGCACTGCATTTGATGAAATCACCTAAATTAGACAACACCATTACCCAGTATGAAGATCGCACTGGTAATCGAGTTGTTGATGCAGGACATCCTAAATATCAGCAGGGTGACGTAATCATTAACAAAAAAGGTGACAGATTTACCAGAGTACCCGAAAACGTTTGGAATTTCTACGTTGGCGGCTATCAAGTTTGTCAAAAATGGCTCAAAGACCGCAAAGGGCGCACCCTCAGCAATGAGGATATCCTACACTATCAGCGGATTGTCGTTGCCCTGCAAGAGACAATAGAACTAATGGCAAAAATTGACGCAGCTATTTCTAGCTTTCCAATTGAGTAG